The Phyllopteryx taeniolatus isolate TA_2022b chromosome 7, UOR_Ptae_1.2, whole genome shotgun sequence genome has a segment encoding these proteins:
- the zbtb11 gene encoding zinc finger and BTB domain-containing protein 11 isoform X1 — MSCEESYLAIIRYLTDELEPYAPGTPGNTKRKIRKAAACYVVRGGTLYYQRRLKGQDVFTELEVVLRDERRKELIERTHVPEGGEHLNQQLTWESISQKYWWRGILKHVKDHIRECTTCASRRGADDGSGGGGRSYGRPRKRKAASREEEDDDEEEEEEGEEGEEADDGIFFTDPSGRNRPKVAKTGEKHELVYVNSKGEVNQFLSKHGQTVLDKLNHQRLNNQFCDITLLIEGEEYRAHKALLAACSEYFNELFFEKGAASTHEAVVDLAGFTKDSFLPLLDFAYTSMLTFNFNVMAEIANLARHLLMPEVLQICESVHKQVEEQRLVVYQQGESHTVVAGQAAESASDEAGSYTVTIQSDGSAVVTHAGLTHAGLAVAGESFAIMAPAGTEQPVAVTAEAVEGAETLTLITHQAALVAAEGDTMTVVTHSGQAGATESLAVVSACLAIEQPDEVETFLLNMEPEQEKPAEVNMVSAVELQTQLAADMSESAPEPLAPPPAKRKRGRPAKVKKEVAMEVFESPPPPPPPPEDEEEEAEPSADDDKQEANQRRLRQRSIGEGGYARLHMGLDDDDDDVKMAAVPPRGAPTPKVARPGKRGRPPKQPEENPVGGQLGSAEDREPDASAGDTCSTEAVAPPAAERDAEVPAEGGAEGEHTCSECGLSFHRRYALIMHAMKHDKSRGYKCSLCSKDFQYAASLRAHLARHKQQSGQRAPGPKSASSSSTLAEDGKATWPPAKREFVCDICGKTLPKLYSLRIHMLHHTGVRPHACKVCGKTFAHKHGLKMHRALHDVTKQFHCQYCHKSFVSKRSMEEHTSLHTGESKYLCNTCGATFHRASALSKHLKKHKPKPDVRAYACSHCDKSFYEARDLQQHMNKHMGLKPFQCQVCGKCYSWKKDWYSHVKSHTVAEPFKCNVCGKEFFEKALFRRHVKKATHGKKGRVKQNLERECEHCGRKFTQLREYRRHINNHQGVKPFECVTCGVAWADARSLKRHVRTHTGERPYVCPNCQEAHIDARTLRKHMSKYHADSLPGKIMLEKDTLQFHNQGTQVEHAVSILAADLPPELRQAQTPDHGSAVEEIETVLITEETVEAVQEAEAVDGSLATLSDQGIMQVVNYVLAQQAMTGVKLDEAPDAIQTMEVEVAEVE, encoded by the exons ATGTCGTGCGAGGAGAGCTACTTGGCCATCATTCGCTATCTGACGGACGAGCTCGAACCGTACGCCCCGGGCACGCCGGGCAACACCAAGCGGAAGATACGCAAAGCGGCCGCCTGCTACGTGGTCCGCGGCGGCACCCTGTACTACCAGCGGCGGCTCAAGGGCCAGGACGTGTTCAccgagctggaggtggtgctgCGGGACGAGCGCAGGAAGGAACTGATCGAGCGGACGCACGTCCCCGAAGGCGGGGAGCACTTGAACCAGCAGCTCACCTGGGAGAGCATCTCGCAGAAGTACTGGTGGAGAG GTATCCTGAAGCACGTGAAGGACCACATCCGCGAGTGCACCACCTGCGCCAGCCGACGGGGCGCGGACGACGGCTCCGGAGGAGGCGGGCGCTCATACGGCCGGCCGAGGAAACGCAAGGCGGCCTCCAGAGAAGAAGAGGACGacgatgaagaggaggaagaagagggcgAGGAGGGAGAAGAGGCAGATGACGGTATCTTCTTCACAGACCCGTCTGGTCGGAACAGACCCAAGGTGGCAAAGACTGGAGAGAAGCACGAGTTGGTCTAT gTGAACAGCAAGGGTGAGGTAAACCAGTTCCTGTCCAAGCACGGTCAGACGGTGCTGGATAAACTCAACCACCAGCGCCTCAACAATCAGTTCTGCGACATCACGCTGCTGATCGAGGGCGAGGAGTACCGGGCACACAAGGCGCTGCTGGCGGCGTGCAGCGAGTACTTCAACGAGCTCTTCTTCGAGAAGGGCGCCGCGTCCACGCACGAGGCTGTGGTCGACCTCGCCG GTTTCACCAAAGACAGCTTCCTGCCTCTGCTGGACTTCGCCTACACGTCCATGCTGACGTTCAACTTCAACGTCATGGCGGAGATCGCCAACCTGGCGCGCCACCTGCTGATGCCCGAGGTGCTGCAGATCTGCGAGTCGGTGCACAAGCAGGTGGAGGAGCAGAGGCTGGTGGTGTACCAGCAGGGGGAAAGCCACACCGTGGTGGCCGGACAGGCGGCGGAGTCCGCCTCCGACGAGGCGGGCTCCTACACGGTCACTATACAAAGCGACGGTAGTGCGGTGGTCACTCACGCGGGGCTCACCCATGCTGGGCTCGCAGTGGCGGGGGAGTCTTTCGCTATCATGGCACCCGCGGGCACCGAGCAGCCGGTGGCGGTTACGGCCGAGGCGGTGGAGGGCGCCGAGACCCTGACGCTGATCACGCACCAGGCGGCCCTCGTGGCCGCGGAGGGGGATACCATGACGGTGGTCACCCACAGCGGGCAGGCGGGCGCCACCGAGTCCCTGGCGGTGGTGTCGGCCTGCCTGGCCATCGAGCAGCCGGACGAGGTAGAGACTTTTCTCTTAAACATGGAGCCCGAACAAGAGAAGCCCGCAGAAGTTAATATGGTGTCTGCGGTCGAGCTTCAGACCCAGCTGGCAGCCGATATGTCAGAGTCAGCGCCCGAACCACTCGCCCCACCTCCCGCGAAACGGAAACGGGGGCGCCCGGCCAAGGTGAAGAAGGAAGTGGCGATGGAGGTGTTTGAAtcaccaccgccgccgccgccgccgccggaggacgaggaggaagaggcggaACCGTCCGCCGATGACGACAAGCAGGAAGCCAACCAACGACGACTGCGGCAGCGTTCCATTGGTGAGGGCGGCTACGCTCGCCTCCACATGGGTctggacgacgacgacgacgacgtgaAGATGGCCGCCGTGCCGCCACGTGGCGCCCCCACGCCAAAG GTCGCGAGACCTGGGAAGAGGGGGCGGCCTCCCAAGCAGCCGGAGGAGAACCCGGTGGGAGGACAACTCGGGTCGGCGGAGGACCGGGAACCGGACGCTTCTGCCGGAGACACGTGCTCGACAGAGGCCGTCGCACCGCCGGCGGCCGAGCGGGACGCCGAGGTCCCGGCTGAGGGCGGCGCGGAGGGCGAGCACACGTGCTCAGAGTGCGGCTTGTCCTTCCACCGCCGCTACGCTCTCATCATGCACGCCATGAAGCACGACAAAAGTCGCGGATACAAGTGCAGC cTGTGCAGCAAAGACTTCCAGTACGCCGCCTCTCTGCGCGCCCACCTAGCCCGCCACAAGCAGCAGAGCGGCCAGCGGGCGCCCGGCCCCAAATCGGCGTCCTCGTCTTCGACCCTCGCCGAGGACGGCAAGGCGACGTGGCCCCCCGCCAAGCGCGAGTTCGTCTGCGACATCTGCGGAAAGACGCTCCCCAAGCTGTACTCGCTGCGCATCCACATGCTGCACCACACGGGCGTGCGGCCGCACGCGTGCAAGGTCTGCGGCAAGACGTTCGCCCACAAGCACGGCCTGAAGATGCATCGCGCGCTCCATGACGTCACCAAGCAGTTCCACTGTCAGTACTGTCACAAGTCCTTCGTGAGCAAGCGCAGCATGGAGGAGCACACCAGCCTGCACACCG GTGAATCCAAGTATCTGTGCAACACGTGCGGGGCGACGTTCCACCGAGCGTCGGCCTTGAGCAAACACCTGAAGAAGCACAAACCCAAGCCTGACGTGCGCGCCTACGCGTGTTCTCA CTGCGACAAGAGCTTCTACGAGGCCAGAGACCTGCAGCAGCACATGAACAAGCACATGGGCCTCAAGCCCTTCCAGTGTCAGGTGTGCGGCAAGTGCTACAGCTGGAAGAAGGACTGGTACTCGCACGTCAAGTCGCACACCGTGGCCGAACCTTTCAA GTGTAACGTGTGCGGCAAGGAGTTCTTCGAGAAGGCCCTGTTCCGGAGGCACGTGAAGAAGGCGACGCACGGCAAGAAGGGCCGCGTCAAGCAGAACCTGGAGCGCGAGTGCGAGCACTGCGGCAGGAAGTTCACGCAGCTCCGAGAGTACAGGAGGCACATCAACAACCACCAAG GCGTGAAGCCGTTCGAGTGCGTGACGTGCGGCGTGGCGTGGGCCGACGCCCGCTCCCTGAAGCGCCACGTGCGCACGCACACGGGCGAGCGCCCCTACGTCTGCCCCAATTGCCAGGAGGCGCACATCGACGCGCGCACCCTGCGCAAGCACATGTCCAAGTACCACGCCGACAGCCTGCCGGGCAAGATCATGCTGGAGAAGGACACGCTGCAGTTCCACAACCAGGGCACGCAGGTGGAGCACGCCGTCAGCATCCTGGCGGCCGACCTGCCGCCCGAGCTGCGCCAGGCGCAGACGCCGGACCACGGCTCCGCCGTCGAGGAGATCGAGACTGTGCTGATCACCGAGGAGACGGTGGAGGCGGTGCAGGAGGCGGAGGCGGTCGACGGCTCGTTGGCCACCTTGTCCGACCAGGGCATCATGCAGGTGGTCAACTACGTGTTGGCGCAGCAGGCCATGACTGGCGTCAAGCTGGATGAGGCGCCCGACGCCATTCAGACcatggaggtggaggtggcCGAGGTAGAGTAG
- the zbtb11 gene encoding zinc finger and BTB domain-containing protein 11 isoform X2, producing MSCEESYLAIIRYLTDELEPYAPGTPGNTKRKIRKAAACYVVRGGTLYYQRRLKGQDVFTELEVVLRDERRKELIERTHVPEGGEHLNQQLTWESISQKYWWRGILKHVKDHIRECTTCASRRGADDGSGGGGRSYGRPRKRKAASREEEDDDEEEEEEGEEGEEADDGIFFTDPSGRNRPKVAKTGEKHELVYVNSKGEVNQFLSKHGQTVLDKLNHQRLNNQFCDITLLIEGEEYRAHKALLAACSEYFNELFFEKGAASTHEAVVDLAGFTKDSFLPLLDFAYTSMLTFNFNVMAEIANLARHLLMPEVLQICESVHKQVEEQRLVVYQQGESHTVVAGQAAESASDEAGSYTVTIQSDGSAVVTHAGLTHAGLAVAGESFAIMAPAGTEQPVAVTAEAVEGAETLTLITHQAALVAAEGDTMTVVTHSGQAGATESLAVVSACLAIEQPDETQLAADMSESAPEPLAPPPAKRKRGRPAKVKKEVAMEVFESPPPPPPPPEDEEEEAEPSADDDKQEANQRRLRQRSIGEGGYARLHMGLDDDDDDVKMAAVPPRGAPTPKVARPGKRGRPPKQPEENPVGGQLGSAEDREPDASAGDTCSTEAVAPPAAERDAEVPAEGGAEGEHTCSECGLSFHRRYALIMHAMKHDKSRGYKCSLCSKDFQYAASLRAHLARHKQQSGQRAPGPKSASSSSTLAEDGKATWPPAKREFVCDICGKTLPKLYSLRIHMLHHTGVRPHACKVCGKTFAHKHGLKMHRALHDVTKQFHCQYCHKSFVSKRSMEEHTSLHTGESKYLCNTCGATFHRASALSKHLKKHKPKPDVRAYACSHCDKSFYEARDLQQHMNKHMGLKPFQCQVCGKCYSWKKDWYSHVKSHTVAEPFKCNVCGKEFFEKALFRRHVKKATHGKKGRVKQNLERECEHCGRKFTQLREYRRHINNHQGVKPFECVTCGVAWADARSLKRHVRTHTGERPYVCPNCQEAHIDARTLRKHMSKYHADSLPGKIMLEKDTLQFHNQGTQVEHAVSILAADLPPELRQAQTPDHGSAVEEIETVLITEETVEAVQEAEAVDGSLATLSDQGIMQVVNYVLAQQAMTGVKLDEAPDAIQTMEVEVAEVE from the exons ATGTCGTGCGAGGAGAGCTACTTGGCCATCATTCGCTATCTGACGGACGAGCTCGAACCGTACGCCCCGGGCACGCCGGGCAACACCAAGCGGAAGATACGCAAAGCGGCCGCCTGCTACGTGGTCCGCGGCGGCACCCTGTACTACCAGCGGCGGCTCAAGGGCCAGGACGTGTTCAccgagctggaggtggtgctgCGGGACGAGCGCAGGAAGGAACTGATCGAGCGGACGCACGTCCCCGAAGGCGGGGAGCACTTGAACCAGCAGCTCACCTGGGAGAGCATCTCGCAGAAGTACTGGTGGAGAG GTATCCTGAAGCACGTGAAGGACCACATCCGCGAGTGCACCACCTGCGCCAGCCGACGGGGCGCGGACGACGGCTCCGGAGGAGGCGGGCGCTCATACGGCCGGCCGAGGAAACGCAAGGCGGCCTCCAGAGAAGAAGAGGACGacgatgaagaggaggaagaagagggcgAGGAGGGAGAAGAGGCAGATGACGGTATCTTCTTCACAGACCCGTCTGGTCGGAACAGACCCAAGGTGGCAAAGACTGGAGAGAAGCACGAGTTGGTCTAT gTGAACAGCAAGGGTGAGGTAAACCAGTTCCTGTCCAAGCACGGTCAGACGGTGCTGGATAAACTCAACCACCAGCGCCTCAACAATCAGTTCTGCGACATCACGCTGCTGATCGAGGGCGAGGAGTACCGGGCACACAAGGCGCTGCTGGCGGCGTGCAGCGAGTACTTCAACGAGCTCTTCTTCGAGAAGGGCGCCGCGTCCACGCACGAGGCTGTGGTCGACCTCGCCG GTTTCACCAAAGACAGCTTCCTGCCTCTGCTGGACTTCGCCTACACGTCCATGCTGACGTTCAACTTCAACGTCATGGCGGAGATCGCCAACCTGGCGCGCCACCTGCTGATGCCCGAGGTGCTGCAGATCTGCGAGTCGGTGCACAAGCAGGTGGAGGAGCAGAGGCTGGTGGTGTACCAGCAGGGGGAAAGCCACACCGTGGTGGCCGGACAGGCGGCGGAGTCCGCCTCCGACGAGGCGGGCTCCTACACGGTCACTATACAAAGCGACGGTAGTGCGGTGGTCACTCACGCGGGGCTCACCCATGCTGGGCTCGCAGTGGCGGGGGAGTCTTTCGCTATCATGGCACCCGCGGGCACCGAGCAGCCGGTGGCGGTTACGGCCGAGGCGGTGGAGGGCGCCGAGACCCTGACGCTGATCACGCACCAGGCGGCCCTCGTGGCCGCGGAGGGGGATACCATGACGGTGGTCACCCACAGCGGGCAGGCGGGCGCCACCGAGTCCCTGGCGGTGGTGTCGGCCTGCCTGGCCATCGAGCAGCCGGACGAG ACCCAGCTGGCAGCCGATATGTCAGAGTCAGCGCCCGAACCACTCGCCCCACCTCCCGCGAAACGGAAACGGGGGCGCCCGGCCAAGGTGAAGAAGGAAGTGGCGATGGAGGTGTTTGAAtcaccaccgccgccgccgccgccgccggaggacgaggaggaagaggcggaACCGTCCGCCGATGACGACAAGCAGGAAGCCAACCAACGACGACTGCGGCAGCGTTCCATTGGTGAGGGCGGCTACGCTCGCCTCCACATGGGTctggacgacgacgacgacgacgtgaAGATGGCCGCCGTGCCGCCACGTGGCGCCCCCACGCCAAAG GTCGCGAGACCTGGGAAGAGGGGGCGGCCTCCCAAGCAGCCGGAGGAGAACCCGGTGGGAGGACAACTCGGGTCGGCGGAGGACCGGGAACCGGACGCTTCTGCCGGAGACACGTGCTCGACAGAGGCCGTCGCACCGCCGGCGGCCGAGCGGGACGCCGAGGTCCCGGCTGAGGGCGGCGCGGAGGGCGAGCACACGTGCTCAGAGTGCGGCTTGTCCTTCCACCGCCGCTACGCTCTCATCATGCACGCCATGAAGCACGACAAAAGTCGCGGATACAAGTGCAGC cTGTGCAGCAAAGACTTCCAGTACGCCGCCTCTCTGCGCGCCCACCTAGCCCGCCACAAGCAGCAGAGCGGCCAGCGGGCGCCCGGCCCCAAATCGGCGTCCTCGTCTTCGACCCTCGCCGAGGACGGCAAGGCGACGTGGCCCCCCGCCAAGCGCGAGTTCGTCTGCGACATCTGCGGAAAGACGCTCCCCAAGCTGTACTCGCTGCGCATCCACATGCTGCACCACACGGGCGTGCGGCCGCACGCGTGCAAGGTCTGCGGCAAGACGTTCGCCCACAAGCACGGCCTGAAGATGCATCGCGCGCTCCATGACGTCACCAAGCAGTTCCACTGTCAGTACTGTCACAAGTCCTTCGTGAGCAAGCGCAGCATGGAGGAGCACACCAGCCTGCACACCG GTGAATCCAAGTATCTGTGCAACACGTGCGGGGCGACGTTCCACCGAGCGTCGGCCTTGAGCAAACACCTGAAGAAGCACAAACCCAAGCCTGACGTGCGCGCCTACGCGTGTTCTCA CTGCGACAAGAGCTTCTACGAGGCCAGAGACCTGCAGCAGCACATGAACAAGCACATGGGCCTCAAGCCCTTCCAGTGTCAGGTGTGCGGCAAGTGCTACAGCTGGAAGAAGGACTGGTACTCGCACGTCAAGTCGCACACCGTGGCCGAACCTTTCAA GTGTAACGTGTGCGGCAAGGAGTTCTTCGAGAAGGCCCTGTTCCGGAGGCACGTGAAGAAGGCGACGCACGGCAAGAAGGGCCGCGTCAAGCAGAACCTGGAGCGCGAGTGCGAGCACTGCGGCAGGAAGTTCACGCAGCTCCGAGAGTACAGGAGGCACATCAACAACCACCAAG GCGTGAAGCCGTTCGAGTGCGTGACGTGCGGCGTGGCGTGGGCCGACGCCCGCTCCCTGAAGCGCCACGTGCGCACGCACACGGGCGAGCGCCCCTACGTCTGCCCCAATTGCCAGGAGGCGCACATCGACGCGCGCACCCTGCGCAAGCACATGTCCAAGTACCACGCCGACAGCCTGCCGGGCAAGATCATGCTGGAGAAGGACACGCTGCAGTTCCACAACCAGGGCACGCAGGTGGAGCACGCCGTCAGCATCCTGGCGGCCGACCTGCCGCCCGAGCTGCGCCAGGCGCAGACGCCGGACCACGGCTCCGCCGTCGAGGAGATCGAGACTGTGCTGATCACCGAGGAGACGGTGGAGGCGGTGCAGGAGGCGGAGGCGGTCGACGGCTCGTTGGCCACCTTGTCCGACCAGGGCATCATGCAGGTGGTCAACTACGTGTTGGCGCAGCAGGCCATGACTGGCGTCAAGCTGGATGAGGCGCCCGACGCCATTCAGACcatggaggtggaggtggcCGAGGTAGAGTAG